One region of Mycolicibacterium insubricum genomic DNA includes:
- a CDS encoding excinuclease ABC subunit UvrA, which yields MTDLHDRVRVRGAREHNLQNVDVEVPRDALVAFTGVSGSGKSSLAFGTLFAESQRRYLESVAPYARRLIDQAGIPDVDSIEGMPPAVALRQQRGSASTRSSVGSVTTLSSLIRMLYSRAGNYPSDQPMLYAEDFSPNTPQGACPTCHGMGRVYEVTEALMVPDPTLTIRERAIASWPPAWYGQNLRDILVSLGYDVDVPWAKLPRKDRDWILFTEDRPTVPVYAGLTPAQTRHAIEDDWEPSYQGTFIGARRYVLDTFATTKSAGVKKRVSQFVGSGPCPACHGKRLKPEALSVTFEGLDIAALSRLTLDQLAALCATVLSPQWAPDVSGEALDVRARTLAVEARVAAGGAAHTAAPDVRQTPNMSPEKRAAAQRLVSDLQERLQPLIDLGLGYLSLARSTPTLSGGELQRVRLATQLSSRLFGVVYVLDEPSAGLHPRDREALRGILQGLKRSGNSVFVVEHSLDVIAAADWLVDIGPGAGMDGGQILYSGPPPGLADVAESVTQRYLFGEDTQRIARTPRDRDDWLELAGVRRNNLHDISVAIPLRCLTAVTGVSGSGKSSLVAHALAEIVGDRLGRPVRFDDSGDDDLLAEAAPAASGEVVGDTHGIRRVVCIDQKPIGRTPRSNVATYTGVFDDIRRRFSQTPEAQAHGYKPGRFSFNVAGGRCPTCEGEGWVMVELLFLPSVYSPCPDCHGTRYNADTLAIRWRGRNIAEVLELSTSAAREFFDGEVDILRALDALCDVGLGYLRLGQPATELSGGEAQRVKLAGELQRAHRSDALYLLDEPTAGLHPADTDRLLAHLHRLVDAGNTVVAAELDMRVVAQADYVIDLGPGAGAAGGHIVVAGTPAEVAQCPDSATGPYLAVELAR from the coding sequence CGCCGCCTGATCGATCAGGCGGGTATTCCGGATGTCGATTCGATCGAAGGGATGCCTCCGGCTGTTGCGCTACGGCAGCAGCGCGGCAGTGCCAGCACACGTTCGTCGGTCGGTAGCGTGACCACGCTGTCGAGCCTGATCCGGATGCTGTATTCGCGCGCGGGCAACTATCCATCCGATCAGCCGATGCTCTACGCAGAAGACTTCTCCCCCAACACACCTCAGGGTGCCTGTCCCACCTGTCACGGCATGGGCCGCGTGTACGAGGTCACCGAGGCGCTCATGGTGCCGGACCCGACGCTGACGATCCGGGAGCGCGCCATCGCCTCGTGGCCGCCCGCCTGGTACGGCCAGAACCTGCGCGACATCCTGGTCTCGCTCGGCTACGACGTCGACGTCCCCTGGGCGAAGCTGCCGCGCAAAGATCGCGACTGGATCCTGTTCACCGAGGACCGTCCCACGGTGCCGGTGTACGCCGGCCTCACCCCGGCGCAAACCCGCCATGCCATCGAGGACGACTGGGAACCCAGCTACCAAGGCACCTTCATCGGTGCACGACGATACGTCCTGGATACGTTCGCCACTACCAAGAGTGCCGGCGTCAAAAAGCGCGTCTCCCAGTTCGTCGGAAGCGGACCGTGCCCGGCCTGCCACGGAAAGCGACTCAAACCCGAGGCACTCTCGGTGACATTCGAGGGACTCGACATTGCCGCACTGTCGCGGCTCACGCTGGATCAACTCGCTGCACTCTGCGCCACGGTGCTAAGCCCGCAATGGGCGCCCGACGTTTCCGGCGAGGCGCTCGACGTGCGAGCACGGACGTTGGCGGTCGAGGCGCGGGTCGCTGCCGGCGGGGCCGCGCACACCGCGGCCCCGGATGTTCGGCAAACACCGAACATGTCACCCGAAAAGCGGGCCGCGGCACAGCGATTGGTATCGGATCTACAGGAACGACTACAGCCGCTCATCGACCTTGGACTGGGGTACCTGTCCTTGGCTCGCAGCACGCCAACGCTATCGGGGGGAGAATTGCAGCGCGTCCGGCTCGCGACGCAGCTGTCGTCTCGGCTGTTCGGAGTCGTGTACGTGCTCGATGAGCCGTCGGCTGGTCTGCACCCTCGTGACCGAGAGGCGCTACGCGGCATCTTGCAGGGACTCAAACGCAGTGGCAACAGCGTCTTCGTGGTGGAGCATTCGCTCGATGTCATCGCCGCAGCCGACTGGCTTGTCGACATCGGACCGGGCGCGGGCATGGACGGTGGTCAGATCCTCTACAGCGGACCGCCACCAGGTCTGGCCGACGTTGCTGAATCTGTCACGCAACGTTACCTGTTCGGCGAGGACACACAGAGGATTGCACGCACACCACGGGATCGCGACGATTGGTTGGAACTTGCGGGAGTGCGGCGCAACAACCTGCACGACATCTCGGTGGCGATCCCGTTGCGCTGCCTGACCGCGGTCACCGGGGTGTCCGGATCCGGGAAGTCAAGCCTCGTCGCGCACGCGCTCGCCGAGATCGTCGGAGATCGTCTGGGCCGCCCGGTACGCTTTGACGACTCGGGTGACGACGACCTGCTCGCCGAGGCCGCGCCCGCTGCATCGGGTGAGGTCGTCGGTGACACCCACGGCATACGCAGAGTCGTGTGCATCGATCAGAAGCCAATCGGGCGCACCCCACGATCCAATGTCGCCACCTACACCGGGGTGTTTGACGACATCCGTCGACGGTTTTCCCAGACTCCGGAGGCGCAAGCTCACGGGTACAAACCAGGGCGGTTCTCCTTCAATGTGGCCGGCGGGCGCTGCCCGACCTGCGAAGGCGAAGGGTGGGTGATGGTAGAGCTGCTGTTCCTGCCCAGCGTCTACAGCCCATGCCCGGACTGTCACGGAACACGTTACAACGCAGACACTCTCGCGATCCGATGGCGCGGACGCAACATCGCCGAGGTGCTGGAGCTCAGCACGTCGGCGGCCCGAGAGTTCTTCGACGGTGAAGTCGACATTCTTCGAGCGCTGGACGCCCTCTGCGACGTCGGGCTCGGCTATCTGAGACTCGGACAACCCGCTACAGAGCTGTCCGGCGGCGAGGCGCAACGCGTCAAGCTCGCCGGCGAACTGCAACGCGCGCACCGCAGCGACGCCCTCTATCTACTGGACGAACCCACCGCCGGACTGCACCCCGCCGACACCGACCGGCTCCTCGCACACCTGCACCGGCTCGTCGATGCCGGCAATACCGTGGTCGCCGCCGAACTGGACATGAGAGTGGTTGCACAGGCCGACTACGTCATCGATCTGGGACCGGGCGCAGGCGCCGCCGGAGGCCACATCGTCGTTGCCGGCACCCCCGCGGAGGTGGCGCAGTGCCCAGACAGCGCCACCGGGCCCTACTTGGCCGTGGAGCTGGCGCGCTGA
- a CDS encoding alcohol dehydrogenase catalytic domain-containing protein: MSETNRAVVFNGPRDMRVESLAYPKLVMPNGKKAPHGAILKIVATNICGSDLHIYRGSFPVPQGMVMGHEMTGEVIEVGTDVEFLKEGDLVSVPFNVACGRCRNCKARRTDVCETVNPDVACGAYGFNLGNWNGGQSEYLFVPYADFNLLRFPDKDQAMAKILDLALLSDILPTAFHGLMEAGAKPGSTVYIAGAGPVGRCGAAAARLLGASCIIVGDYHRERLELVKNNGCETIDLNQDIPLQDQIEAILGEREVDCAVDYVGSEAHGIGAQAGDPQPAGAINQVIDATRAGGATGVIGVYGPDPIAPTKAEQQGVFPLDFGKAWIKSPRISAGQAPIMHYHRELMMAILWDRMPYLSAMLNTKVISLDDAPAAYETFEQGSSNKFIIDPHGSIPAA; this comes from the coding sequence ATGTCCGAAACTAATCGCGCGGTCGTGTTCAACGGTCCCCGGGACATGCGGGTGGAGTCTCTGGCCTACCCAAAACTGGTCATGCCGAACGGGAAGAAGGCCCCGCACGGCGCGATCCTGAAAATTGTCGCCACCAATATTTGTGGCAGTGATCTGCACATCTACCGAGGATCCTTCCCCGTCCCGCAGGGCATGGTCATGGGCCATGAGATGACCGGTGAGGTCATCGAGGTGGGCACAGATGTGGAGTTTTTGAAGGAGGGCGATCTGGTCTCGGTTCCGTTCAACGTCGCCTGCGGACGCTGTCGAAACTGCAAAGCACGCCGGACCGACGTATGCGAGACCGTGAACCCAGATGTCGCCTGCGGCGCTTACGGTTTCAACCTCGGCAACTGGAATGGTGGCCAGTCCGAGTACCTGTTCGTCCCGTACGCCGACTTCAACCTCCTGCGTTTCCCGGACAAGGACCAGGCCATGGCGAAGATCCTCGACCTTGCCCTGCTTTCGGACATTCTGCCGACCGCCTTCCACGGTTTGATGGAGGCAGGAGCCAAACCCGGTTCCACGGTCTACATCGCCGGGGCCGGTCCGGTCGGGCGCTGTGGAGCTGCGGCCGCACGCCTGTTGGGCGCGTCCTGCATCATCGTCGGTGACTACCACCGGGAACGGCTCGAGCTGGTCAAGAACAACGGGTGTGAGACGATCGATCTGAACCAGGACATCCCACTGCAAGACCAGATCGAGGCCATCCTCGGTGAGCGTGAAGTCGATTGTGCCGTCGACTATGTCGGTTCCGAAGCGCACGGCATCGGCGCACAGGCAGGTGACCCTCAGCCGGCGGGTGCCATCAACCAGGTCATCGACGCTACGCGCGCTGGCGGCGCAACTGGCGTCATCGGCGTCTACGGCCCCGACCCTATCGCGCCGACGAAGGCGGAACAGCAGGGCGTCTTCCCACTCGATTTCGGGAAGGCGTGGATCAAATCGCCTCGGATCTCGGCCGGGCAGGCGCCGATCATGCACTACCACCGCGAGTTGATGATGGCGATCCTCTGGGACCGCATGCCCTACTTGAGTGCGATGCTCAATACCAAGGTCATCAGTCTCGATGACGCGCCGGCCGCCTATGAAACCTTCGAACAAGGCTCGTCGAACAAGTTCATCATCGATCCGCACGGAAGCATCCCGGCCGCATAG
- a CDS encoding TetR/AcrR family transcriptional regulator yields the protein MGRTAGRNSEDTRKSLLAAAARVLRAKSTSATLDDIAREAGVSKGGLMYHFATKDELFLALSQALIDEFHACVDAETDPEDTAPGAYTRAYIRAMLTPHTDDAALEDVMLLGQLLTVPAVAVIARADADALEARLRNDGLHDQVRLLVVAAADGANIAPTWGGRFRPTAELDVLRQHLLDLTRRPHPQHR from the coding sequence ATGGGCCGCACCGCGGGACGCAACTCCGAGGACACCAGGAAATCGCTGCTCGCCGCGGCCGCGCGCGTGCTGCGCGCAAAGAGCACCTCGGCGACGCTGGACGACATCGCCCGCGAGGCCGGCGTCTCCAAGGGTGGGCTGATGTACCACTTCGCCACCAAGGACGAACTGTTCCTCGCCTTGTCCCAGGCCCTCATCGATGAGTTCCACGCATGCGTCGACGCCGAGACCGACCCCGAGGACACCGCGCCCGGCGCCTACACCCGCGCCTACATCCGAGCGATGCTCACCCCGCACACCGACGACGCCGCGCTGGAGGACGTGATGCTGCTCGGCCAACTCCTCACCGTGCCCGCCGTCGCCGTCATCGCGCGCGCCGACGCCGACGCACTGGAAGCCCGGCTGCGCAACGACGGCCTCCACGACCAGGTGCGCCTGCTGGTCGTCGCCGCCGCGGACGGCGCGAACATCGCCCCCACCTGGGGTGGACGCTTTCGGCCGACCGCCGAACTCGACGTGCTCAGACAACACCTGCTGGACCTGACCCGCCGGCCCCACCCGCAACACCGATAG
- a CDS encoding flavin-containing monooxygenase, with protein sequence MSTREPRVVVIGAGVAGITAAHVLTGAGFTDVTVLEKGADVGGVWHWNHYPGLTCDVPSQIYQFGFAPKADWSKLWADGSEIQQYHRDVVNELGLDELIRCNVEVTSAEFDDTTGEWTLTTADHETLTADFVLCATGVLENPAIPDIEGIDSFEGPVVHTARWDDGLQTDGKKIAVLGTGSTGVQVVSALQPGAEKLTHFVRTPQWVLWAPMTLPQIPGTAMVLGGLPELHRAVYQGLLWGSGILADVLTRPTWRRKLVQRYAQLSLRAQVSDAGLRAQLTPDYQPLCKRPVVSGSYYRALQKPNAELVTAGIEKVTPNGIVTADGVTHEIDVIVLATGFRAHDYMRPMQIAGRAGVKLDDAWAAGPRAYRMMAIPGFPNLFTILGPNSPTASISLQYSAELTSKYIAQWLQRWRNGDVDRIEVTEEATDDFYAAVDEAMGPTVWNTGCNSWYFTDSGNIDLFPFDRKAMTRMLSKPNPADFHLTRVGVDSVDGKAEA encoded by the coding sequence GTGAGCACTCGCGAACCCCGCGTCGTCGTCATCGGAGCCGGCGTCGCCGGCATCACCGCTGCCCACGTCCTCACCGGCGCCGGCTTCACCGACGTGACGGTCCTGGAGAAGGGCGCCGACGTGGGCGGGGTCTGGCACTGGAACCACTACCCGGGCCTGACCTGCGACGTACCCTCGCAGATCTACCAGTTCGGGTTCGCCCCCAAGGCCGACTGGTCCAAGCTGTGGGCCGACGGCAGCGAGATCCAGCAGTACCACCGCGACGTGGTGAACGAACTCGGCCTGGACGAACTCATCCGGTGCAACGTCGAGGTCACCTCCGCCGAGTTCGACGACACGACCGGGGAGTGGACGCTGACCACCGCCGACCACGAGACGCTCACCGCCGATTTCGTGCTGTGCGCGACGGGCGTGCTGGAGAACCCGGCCATCCCCGACATCGAGGGGATCGACTCGTTCGAAGGCCCGGTGGTGCACACCGCCCGCTGGGACGACGGGCTGCAGACCGACGGCAAGAAGATCGCCGTCCTGGGTACCGGGTCGACCGGCGTGCAGGTGGTCTCCGCGCTGCAGCCGGGCGCCGAGAAACTCACCCACTTCGTGCGTACCCCTCAGTGGGTGCTCTGGGCTCCCATGACCCTGCCACAGATCCCCGGCACCGCAATGGTGCTCGGCGGTCTGCCGGAGTTGCACAGGGCCGTTTACCAGGGCTTGCTCTGGGGTTCGGGGATACTCGCCGACGTGCTGACCCGGCCCACCTGGCGCCGGAAACTGGTGCAGCGGTACGCACAGCTGTCGCTGCGCGCCCAGGTAAGCGACGCCGGACTCCGCGCGCAGCTCACACCCGACTACCAGCCGCTGTGCAAACGCCCGGTCGTCTCCGGCAGCTACTACCGAGCACTACAGAAGCCGAACGCCGAACTCGTCACCGCGGGCATCGAGAAGGTCACCCCGAACGGGATCGTCACCGCCGACGGCGTCACGCACGAGATAGACGTGATCGTCCTGGCCACCGGCTTCCGCGCCCATGACTACATGCGGCCGATGCAGATCGCCGGCCGGGCGGGGGTCAAACTCGACGATGCCTGGGCCGCCGGACCCCGCGCCTACCGGATGATGGCGATCCCCGGATTCCCGAACCTGTTCACGATCCTGGGCCCGAACTCGCCGACCGCCTCGATCTCGCTGCAGTATTCCGCGGAACTCACCTCGAAATACATCGCGCAGTGGCTCCAACGGTGGCGCAACGGTGACGTGGACCGCATCGAGGTCACCGAGGAGGCCACCGACGACTTCTATGCCGCCGTCGACGAGGCCATGGGTCCGACGGTCTGGAACACCGGCTGCAACTCCTGGTACTTCACCGACTCCGGCAACATCGACCTGTTCCCGTTCGATCGCAAGGCGATGACCCGCATGTTGTCGAAGCCGAATCCGGCGGACTTTCACCTGACCAGGGTCGGCGTGGATTCGGTCGACGGCAAAGCCGAGGCTTAG
- a CDS encoding ABC transporter ATP-binding protein: MNTSPIMSQPTRFAVLWQFVRPKAGILVFAMLLGVLVSAGELASPLATRWILDSLGHTGGSLVVPVALLIGLLVVSALAGWWQAVILGSLAENIVYEARATMITRYLRARVLPLLSRSPGEWVTRVTSDSVLLREAASSSVIGIINDSVALIGALALMFFLDPVLTGVTIGVAAVVGTGVALLMPAISGMQEDAQAALSDLGGELDGTVRAIKTVKVATAEENQRATLLGHARRSRDHGIRVVRREALVWAATGAGVQAAIITVLTLGAWRVSLGAITVSTLVAFLLYIFGLLGPTSELAHHLTTLQAGMAAAGRIREVEALDTERYPGAGQPGTRPEPDQHDAPPAIAIESVTASYLPGDVPAVSELSLVFPSRGHTAIVGPSGAGKTTVMSLILCFLEPSTGCLRLLGARYDELGPTAVREHITYVEQEAPLLPGTLRHNLGFANPEVDEADMRQVAGELLLDDLIDRLPQGLDTEIRDATISGGQRQRIAIARALLARPRILLLDEATAQVDGISESAIHDAIRKQAARGTVITIAHRLSTVVDADNIVVMDGGRVTAQGTHDQLLATSPLYRRLVTTFTLSSQRTTAEDTSALLHSSDGGV, translated from the coding sequence ATGAACACGTCGCCGATCATGAGCCAGCCCACGCGGTTCGCCGTTCTGTGGCAGTTCGTCCGCCCCAAGGCCGGCATTCTCGTCTTCGCCATGCTCCTCGGAGTTCTGGTGTCCGCGGGCGAGCTGGCGAGCCCCCTGGCCACCCGATGGATTCTGGACTCCCTCGGCCACACCGGAGGTTCCCTGGTGGTGCCGGTGGCCCTTCTGATCGGTCTACTTGTGGTCAGCGCACTGGCCGGATGGTGGCAGGCGGTCATCCTGGGCAGCCTGGCCGAGAACATCGTCTACGAGGCTCGCGCCACCATGATCACCCGGTACCTGCGCGCCCGAGTGCTGCCCCTGCTCAGTCGCTCGCCGGGCGAGTGGGTCACCCGCGTCACCTCCGACTCCGTCCTGCTGCGCGAGGCGGCGTCCTCCAGCGTGATCGGCATCATCAATGACTCGGTCGCGCTCATCGGAGCTCTTGCGCTCATGTTCTTCCTCGATCCGGTTCTCACCGGCGTCACCATCGGTGTGGCCGCCGTCGTCGGCACCGGCGTCGCGCTGCTGATGCCCGCCATCTCCGGCATGCAGGAAGATGCCCAAGCCGCGCTCTCCGATCTCGGCGGCGAGCTCGACGGCACGGTCCGCGCGATCAAGACGGTCAAGGTCGCGACCGCCGAGGAGAACCAGCGCGCAACTCTGCTCGGGCACGCCCGCCGCTCACGCGATCACGGCATCCGCGTCGTTCGCCGTGAGGCACTCGTCTGGGCGGCTACCGGCGCCGGGGTCCAGGCCGCAATCATCACGGTGCTCACACTCGGCGCGTGGCGGGTGTCGCTCGGCGCCATCACCGTGTCCACGCTCGTCGCATTCCTGCTCTACATCTTCGGACTGCTCGGCCCCACATCGGAACTGGCGCACCATCTGACGACGCTGCAGGCGGGCATGGCCGCCGCCGGCCGCATCCGCGAGGTCGAGGCATTGGACACCGAGCGGTACCCGGGGGCGGGCCAGCCCGGCACCAGGCCGGAGCCGGACCAGCACGACGCACCCCCGGCGATCGCGATCGAGTCCGTCACCGCCTCTTACCTTCCCGGCGACGTGCCCGCAGTTTCCGAGCTGTCGCTGGTCTTCCCGAGCCGGGGCCACACGGCAATCGTCGGGCCCTCCGGCGCCGGGAAAACTACGGTCATGTCGCTGATTCTGTGCTTCCTGGAACCCAGCACCGGGTGCCTTCGCCTGCTGGGGGCACGCTACGACGAGCTCGGGCCCACGGCGGTTCGCGAGCACATCACCTACGTCGAGCAGGAGGCACCGCTGCTGCCGGGCACGCTTCGCCACAACCTCGGATTCGCCAACCCGGAGGTGGACGAGGCCGACATGAGGCAGGTCGCCGGCGAACTGCTGCTCGACGATCTCATCGACCGCCTTCCCCAGGGCCTCGACACCGAGATCCGGGACGCCACGATCTCCGGCGGACAGCGCCAGCGGATCGCCATCGCCCGCGCTCTGCTCGCCCGGCCCCGCATCCTCCTTCTCGACGAGGCGACAGCCCAGGTCGACGGCATCTCCGAGAGCGCCATTCACGACGCGATCCGGAAACAGGCCGCACGCGGAACCGTCATCACCATCGCGCACCGGCTTTCCACTGTCGTAGATGCCGACAACATCGTTGTCATGGACGGCGGACGGGTCACCGCGCAAGGCACCCATGACCAGCTCCTGGCGACCAGCCCGCTCTACCGGAGGCTGGTCACGACGTTCACGCTGAGCTCGCAGCGGACGACCGCCGAAGACACATCGGCACTGCTCCACAGCAGTGACGGAGGGGTTTGA
- a CDS encoding pyridoxamine 5'-phosphate oxidase family protein: MIDPSSATRLDATDFGWITTVRRDGQPQSSYVWFHFDGTDVFVISEPRSGKVRNITENPRVSFHLDGDGTAGNGVLTVDGTAELSSASDDPQRLAQYMTKYNRRIREDLESTPQRYADHFSTAMKISLRTIRAW, translated from the coding sequence ATGATTGATCCGTCATCAGCGACCCGGCTCGACGCCACGGATTTCGGATGGATCACGACCGTGCGCCGCGATGGCCAGCCGCAGAGTTCCTACGTGTGGTTCCATTTTGACGGAACCGACGTGTTTGTGATCAGCGAGCCCCGATCGGGAAAAGTGCGAAACATCACCGAAAATCCCAGGGTGTCATTTCATCTCGACGGAGACGGGACCGCCGGCAACGGTGTCCTCACCGTCGACGGTACCGCCGAACTATCCTCCGCCTCAGACGATCCCCAGCGACTGGCGCAGTACATGACCAAGTACAACCGCCGAATTCGTGAAGATCTGGAATCGACCCCGCAGCGATATGCGGACCACTTCTCCACGGCGATGAAAATCAGCCTCAGAACGATCCGCGCTTGGTGA
- a CDS encoding acyl-ACP desaturase, protein MRTLTDADYLTELESAAENALNQHLARTTDWYPHDYVPWNKGSNFAATGGQEWDPAQSQLSELAKAAMITNLLTEDNLPSYSREAMTHLSLDSAWGTWVNRWTAEENRHGIVMRDYLLATRGVDPVALEQARMEHMTNGFAPTPEEEEAIGTHVLMAIVYPTFQELATRVSHRNTGKVCNDPVADKLLQRVSADENLHMIFYRQLSAAALDLAPDQTLHAVASVIENFRMPGTGMPNFRRYGVMMAKHGIYDLRQHLEDVVRPPLRQWKIFDRTDFTAAGEKRREELAAHLEKMEAQAARFEEQRDRLLAREASRGVSPELVAAK, encoded by the coding sequence ATGCGCACTTTGACCGACGCCGACTACCTGACGGAACTCGAATCGGCAGCAGAGAACGCACTGAACCAACACCTCGCCAGGACCACCGACTGGTACCCGCACGACTACGTGCCGTGGAACAAGGGCAGCAACTTCGCGGCGACCGGCGGCCAGGAGTGGGATCCAGCGCAATCGCAGCTCAGCGAACTCGCCAAGGCCGCGATGATCACCAACCTGCTGACCGAGGACAACCTGCCGTCGTACAGCCGTGAAGCCATGACCCACCTGTCCCTGGACAGCGCCTGGGGAACGTGGGTGAATCGGTGGACGGCCGAGGAGAACCGTCACGGAATCGTCATGCGCGACTACTTGCTGGCGACTCGCGGGGTGGATCCCGTTGCGCTGGAGCAGGCGCGAATGGAACACATGACCAACGGTTTTGCGCCCACTCCCGAAGAGGAAGAAGCGATCGGCACCCACGTGTTGATGGCGATCGTCTACCCCACGTTCCAGGAGCTGGCCACCCGGGTGAGCCACCGGAACACCGGCAAGGTCTGCAACGATCCGGTGGCGGACAAGCTGCTGCAGCGGGTGTCTGCCGACGAGAACCTGCACATGATCTTCTACCGGCAGCTTTCCGCGGCGGCGTTGGATCTGGCGCCCGATCAAACGCTCCATGCCGTCGCCTCGGTGATCGAGAATTTCCGGATGCCGGGTACCGGAATGCCGAATTTCCGCCGCTACGGCGTCATGATGGCCAAACACGGCATCTACGATCTGCGTCAGCACCTGGAGGATGTCGTGCGGCCCCCGCTGCGTCAGTGGAAGATCTTCGACCGCACCGACTTCACCGCCGCCGGCGAGAAGCGCCGCGAGGAGTTGGCGGCGCACCTGGAGAAGATGGAAGCCCAGGCGGCGCGATTCGAAGAACAACGCGACCGGTTGCTGGCCCGCGAAGCGTCCCGTGGTGTCAGCCCGGAGCTGGTGGCGGCGAAGTAG